A window of Candidatus Hydrogenedentota bacterium contains these coding sequences:
- a CDS encoding MBL fold metallo-hydrolase, which yields MMAHTFPQDLFPIEIPTPFPVGPVNVFLWKGEPLTLIDTGPRTDDAYAALTAGLRAHRLLVSDIERVLLTHHHVDHAGLLRRIVEESRAVTYAHPEVPSENRPENRVDPAEWDAYFSDMLHELGVPAPEVRGVTAFMAGFRNLSEPYHIDHVYEDCGEVAPFTAYFVPGHSVTDTLLVSHRGRCTATGDHLLENINPNPLIHRPARPDAPRIKSLVAYQRSLHRSRQLELGLCFPGHGEPFRDYRRVIDAALAKHARRERRVLRLMGSGGITPYALARKLYPEAPLENLYLVLSVALGHLEVLEEKQQAGREHHGGTLVFRTLDRDAAIEGGLGT from the coding sequence ATGATGGCACATACGTTTCCACAAGACCTCTTCCCCATCGAGATTCCCACGCCGTTCCCGGTCGGGCCGGTGAATGTGTTCCTTTGGAAAGGCGAACCCTTGACGCTGATCGACACGGGACCGCGCACGGACGACGCCTACGCGGCGCTGACGGCGGGCCTGCGCGCGCACAGGCTGCTCGTCTCCGATATCGAACGTGTGCTGCTCACGCACCACCATGTAGACCATGCAGGGTTGTTGCGCCGGATTGTCGAGGAGTCCCGCGCGGTCACCTATGCGCACCCGGAAGTGCCCTCGGAAAACCGGCCCGAGAATCGAGTGGACCCCGCGGAATGGGACGCCTATTTTTCGGACATGTTGCATGAATTGGGCGTTCCGGCGCCGGAAGTTCGCGGCGTTACGGCATTCATGGCCGGCTTCCGGAACCTGAGCGAGCCTTATCACATTGACCACGTGTATGAGGATTGCGGCGAGGTTGCCCCGTTCACCGCGTATTTCGTGCCGGGGCATTCCGTCACGGACACGCTGCTGGTATCGCATCGCGGCCGGTGTACCGCCACGGGCGACCACCTTCTTGAAAACATCAACCCGAACCCGCTCATCCACCGTCCCGCGCGGCCGGATGCGCCGCGCATCAAGAGCCTCGTGGCCTACCAGCGGTCGCTGCACCGGTCGCGGCAACTTGAACTGGGCCTGTGCTTTCCCGGCCACGGCGAGCCGTTCCGGGACTACCGGCGCGTCATTGATGCGGCGCTGGCCAAGCACGCGCGGCGCGAGCGCCGCGTGCTGCGGCTGATGGGTTCCGGCGGCATCACGCCGTATGCGCTGGCCAGAAAGCTCTACCCGGAAGCACCTTTGGAGAATCTGTATCTCGTGCTCTCTGTGGCGCTGGGGCACCTGGAAGTGCTCGAAGAGAAGCAGCAGGCGGGCAGGGAACACCACGGCGGCACGCTCGTGTTCCGGACGCTCGACCGCGATGCCGCAATCGAAGGAGGTCTGGGCACATGA